The following proteins are encoded in a genomic region of Corticium candelabrum chromosome 11, ooCorCand1.1, whole genome shotgun sequence:
- the LOC134186966 gene encoding uncharacterized protein LOC134186966 isoform X2: MQKHRVTNKMLQISVIKTYARSGHLVVHRESLFVAYCVCGETFAPITWTGNAVDNGRGSNQDVTFGRSKYRLSNVSKRDEGRLCCVQGEHSVCLYLLVVDAPVVTLSDRTHVTCNNETLGKDTNAVSIQCNVSSHVEQDLAQGFMQVYINDVGTVSYDQTPSNGTRKDLAGNNVYTKAFEFREDMRNGDSLDCRWIREDGKIVKSNVQLVAKDHTCSVPTVSFTTIAASTVGSTNSTTVAMTSQNDGLIIGLTVPLTASVIVLLLIACYYRKEIGNKFRKRWPQPMNDLQRTNQNGVYKNRREEESTTVDLGLSDDDEGLEGSKNHANTQTSSHLPPSDSPSLVRNCLNSISETETRSRPTSEILNKTENNGNPRRNSSIDDLADRMDFEKSVISQLKTISQQFEEHQRMADDLLERVTPAAPKKRIQTAAYSMTNHDSMSREIDRGHSESCKIIRMTAV; encoded by the exons ATGCAGAAACACCGTGTAACAAACAAGATGTTACAAATCAG CGTAATCAAAACTTACGCAAGAAGTGGTCATCTCGTGGTTCATAGGGAAAGTTTGTTTGTCGCCTATTGTGTATGCGGAGAAACGTTCGCTCCAATCACGTGGACAGGGAATGCTGTAGACAATGGGCGTGGTAGTAATCAAGATGTCACTTTTGGTAGATCGAAATACAGACTGTCGAATGTCTCTAAGCGAGACGAGGgacgtttgtgttgtgttcaggGCGAGCACTCGGTGTGTCTCTACTTACTAGTCGTCGATGCGCCCGTCGTCACCTTGTCAGACCGAACTCACGTGACGTGCAATAATGAAACTTTAGGCAAAGATACGAACGCTGTCTCTATTCAGTGTAATGTATCATCACACGTCGAGCAGGATCTCGCTCAAGGTTTCATGCAAGTTTACATCAATGACGTCGGGACGGTAAGCTACGATCAAACGCCGTCAAACGGCACTCGCAAAGATCTAGCGGGAAATAATGTGTATACTAAAGCGTTTGAGTTTCGAGAAGACATGCGTAATGGTGACAGTTTGGATTGTCGGTGGATTCGCGAAGATGGTAAAATAGTGAAGTCGAACGTTCAGCTGGTGGCAAAAGATCATACGTGTTCTGTGCCAACCGTCTCGTTCACGACAATTGCTGCTTCGACTGTTGGATCAACGAACAGCACGACAGTAGCTATGACTAGCCAAA ATGATGGTCTCATCATTGGCTTGACTGTACCGTTGACTGCCTCTGTAATTGTGCTGCTTCTAATTGCTTGCTATTATCGAAAAGAAATCGGAAATAAATTTAGAAAAAGATGGCCTCAACCGATGAATGATTTACAAAGGACAAACCAAAACGGCGTGTACA AGAACCGTAGAGAAGAAGAGTCGACGACGGTGGATTTAGGATTatcagatgatgatgaaggTCTTGAAGGGTCGAAAAACCAtgcaaatacacaaacatcaagTCACTTGCCACCTTCAGACAGTCCTTCTCTAG TACGTAATTGCCTAAACTCAATTTCTGAGACAGAGACAAGAAGTCGACCTACCAGTGAAATACTCAACAAGACTGAGAATAATGGTAATCCTAGACGAAACTCATCGATTGACGACCTTGCAGACAGAATGGATTTTGAAA AGAGTGTAATAAGTCAGCTAAAGACAATTAGCCAACAATTTGAAGAGCACCAAAGGATGGCCGATGATTTGCTTGAACGTGTTACACCAGCAGCTCCAAAAAAACGCATACAGACGGCCGCTTATTCGATGACCAATCACGACAGTATGTCTAGGGAGATAGACAGAGGACATAGCGAATCTTGCAAGATTATTCGTATGACTGCTGTATAA
- the LOC134187002 gene encoding uncharacterized protein LOC134187002, protein MTSAIHTDFLQGFMQVFKNKKDTVSYDNSPSNSTRQDASGNTLYTMAYEFSEEMLYGDSLDCRWTREDGNVLESETKFVIEFCKSLEPPTSFDIKLTSEAPETNTTMDTITERQGNNWIIILCVSISVLAIVLLAFGLVCCYRYQRRSRNSFPSEDMELQSPEPQAGLSDDDEGLEGSPNHATTETSSHLSPSDSSPLVGNCLNPISETETGSRPTSEILDETENNVSPRRNTSIDKEFQSPEQHEVQCRRQRSFPAKKTEIRRIIDDWPTDLEQINEFVCGQNMLDLSRSLGDSWWMLGLRLGLTYACLENIEYDHHKDQEAQGFQMLLEWTKRQEATKSKLCQAVEQLDT, encoded by the exons ATGACTTCAGCCATCCACACAGATTTTCTTCAAGGCTTTATGCAAGTCTTCAAAAACAAGAAGGACACTGTGAGTTACGACAACAGTCCCTCAAATAGCACAAGACAAGATGCATCTGGAAATACTCTCTATACTATGGCTTATGAATTTTCAGAAGAAATGCTCTACGGTGACTCCCTGGATTGTCGATGGACTCGTGAAGACGGCAATGTATTAGAGTCTGAGACCAAATTTGTAATCGAATTTTGTAAGAGTTTGGAGCCACCTACTAGTTTCGATATAAAACTTACTAGTGAAGCcccagaaacaaacacaacgaTGGACACCATAACAGAAAGGCAAG GCAATAATTGGATTATTATTCTCTGTGTATCGATATCAGTACTAGCAATTGTGCTACTTGCATTTGGTCTAGTCTGTTGCTATCGTTATCAAAGAAGATCACGTAATTCATTCCCGTCTGAAGACATGGAACTTCAATCACCTGAGCCGCAAGCAG GTTTatcagatgatgatgaaggTCTTGAAGGGTCGCCAAACCATGCAACTACAGAGACATCAAGTCACTTGTCACCTTCAGACAGTTCTCCACTAG TAGGAAATTGCCTAAACCCAATTTctgagacagagacaggtaGTCGACCTACTAGTGAAATACTCGACGAGACTGAGAATAATGTAAGTCCTAGAAGAAATACATCAATTGACAAAGAATTTCAATCACCTGAGCAACATGAAG tGCAATGCAGACGACAGCGGTCATTTCCAGCAAAGAAAACTGAAATTCGTCGAATTATTGATGACT GGCCAACTGACCTCGAGCAAATTAACGAGTTTGTTTGTGGTCAAAATATGTTGGATCTGTCAAGGAGTTTGGGCGATAGCTGGTGGATGCTAGGTCTCCGTCTAGGCCTCACTTATGCATGCCTCGAAAACATAGAATACGATCACCATAAAGATCAAGAGGCTCAAGGATTCCAGATGCTGCTAGAGTGGACAAAACGTCAGGAAGCGACGAAATCTAAGCTGTGCCAAGCTGTGGAGCAGTTAGACACGTAG
- the LOC134187325 gene encoding uncharacterized protein LOC134187325, producing MRLPLPLSATLCDCGTALDPEGYHLITCKTGGGPVWSHNSIVSAWSECLKRVSLPHTVEPRDCYSSSQSRPDIAVYNATDFNVELDISLAHPWSTDIISVAATTDGSAASKREGKKREKYSRETHTSGGSPCLIPLVFEHYGRWGNAGEKFLHQISLRSRDDDGKVNSSEFKTYWRRLMSITLQRCNSMVLAKKIDRIVCRNDSVAGFYSYQSVR from the coding sequence ATGCGTTTGCCATTGCCTCTGTCAGCAACCTTATGTGATTGCGGCACAGCCTTAGATCCTGAAGGATATCATCTGATTACTTGTAAGACAGGTGGGGGACCAGTTTGGTCTCATAATTCAATAGTCTCTGCTTGGTCCGAGTGTTTGAAACGCGTGTCTCTTCCCCATACCGTTGAGCCAAGAGACTGTTACAGCAGCTCTCAGTCCAGACCCGATATTGCTGTTTATAATGCAACCGACTTTAACGTTGAGCTCGACATTTCCTTAGCCCACCCATGGAGCACCGACATAATTTCAGTCGCAGCTACAACTGATGGATCTGCTGCTTCAAAAAGGGAgggaaagaagagagagaagtacAGCAGAGAGACTCACACTAGTGGGGGTTCTCCATGCCTAATTCCACTGGTGTTTGAGCATTATGGCCGCTGGGGAAATGCAGGAGAAAAGTTTCTCCATCAAATCTCTCTGCGATCACGAGATGATGACGGCAAGGTGAACTCCAGTGAGTTCAAGACTTATTGGAGACGATTAATGTCCATTACTTTACAGCGGTGTAACAGTATGGTTTTGgcgaagaagattgacagaatagtgtgTAGAAATGACTCCGTAGCTGGTTTTTACAGTTACCAGAGTGTACGttaa
- the LOC134186846 gene encoding uncharacterized protein LOC134186846, which yields MLRQCGQIQVLCYVLLLLSESKNVFSDATKSQNGVKSVPPFMVASRHLDQVRFQCYLNNLPAKDGETKWLRNNRTIDCNHNNRVFACTNIIIIKFFTEKDAGEYTCTTTGHTGIKKSVSTHIFVPAYFTNPADEFFEVHEGDSLEIHSSVSNLSYPDLRYVLWKRGSKFITDGRVLRLKNISADISGVYENIVFNGYGKRATKKYYICLLNVRPFEHVQGCVTESLEPKTREPLMVQRSDGYLRESVNDKSKQFRKTVSYQFVVTFLLILMTM from the exons ATGTTACGTCAATGCGGACAAATTCAGGTTTTGTGTTACGTGTTGCTGCTGCTAAGCGAGTCGAAAAACG TGTTCAGTGATGCTACGAAGTCACAGAATGGCGTCAAGTCAGTTCCACCATTTATGGTAGCTTCTCGTCATCTCGATCAAGTACGTTTTCAGTGCTATCTTAACAATCTTCCTGCAAAAGACGGCGAAACAAAATGGTTGAGAAACAATCGCACAATCGATTGCAATCACAACAACAGAGTATTTGCCTGCACCAACATAATAATCATAAAATTCTTCACAGAAAAAGATGCAGGAGAGTATACATGCACGACAACAGGGCACACTGGCATAAAGAAGTCTGTTTCAACTCATATTTTTG TGCCTGCTTACTTTACTAATCCAGCAGATGAATTTTTTGAAGTCCATGAAGGAGACAGTCTAGAGATACACAGCTCTGTGTCTAATCTCTCTTATCCTGATCTTAGATATGTACTATGGAAACGAGGCAGCAAGTTCATTACTGACGGACGAGTTCTACGTTTGAAAAATATCAGTGCAGATATTTCGGGTGTATACGAAAACATAGTTTTTAATGGATACGGAAAACGTGCCACAAAGAAGTACTACATCTGTTTGTTAAATGTTCGTCCGTTTGAGCACGTTCAAGGTTGTGTGACTGAAAGTTTAGAACCAAAAACGAGAGAACCCTTGATGGTACAAAGAAGTGATGGATACCTACGAGAGTCCGTAAATGATAAAAGTAAACAATTTCGAAAAACAGTTTCTTATCAATTTGTTGTAACTTTTCTGCTGATTTTGATGACTATGTGA
- the LOC134186966 gene encoding uncharacterized protein LOC134186966 isoform X1 codes for MAFARMFSFISLCVIILNQPEINSETLNDDGQRHPVGQCSLSSVIKTYARSGHLVVHRESLFVAYCVCGETFAPITWTGNAVDNGRGSNQDVTFGRSKYRLSNVSKRDEGRLCCVQGEHSVCLYLLVVDAPVVTLSDRTHVTCNNETLGKDTNAVSIQCNVSSHVEQDLAQGFMQVYINDVGTVSYDQTPSNGTRKDLAGNNVYTKAFEFREDMRNGDSLDCRWIREDGKIVKSNVQLVAKDHTCSVPTVSFTTIAASTVGSTNSTTVAMTSQNDGLIIGLTVPLTASVIVLLLIACYYRKEIGNKFRKRWPQPMNDLQRTNQNGVYKNRREEESTTVDLGLSDDDEGLEGSKNHANTQTSSHLPPSDSPSLVRNCLNSISETETRSRPTSEILNKTENNGNPRRNSSIDDLADRMDFEKSVISQLKTISQQFEEHQRMADDLLERVTPAAPKKRIQTAAYSMTNHDSMSREIDRGHSESCKIIRMTAV; via the exons ATGGCTTTCGCAAGAATGTTTTCGTTCATATCACTATGCGTGATTATCCTAAATCAGCCCGAAATCAACTCCGAAACCCTTAACGATGACGGACAACGTCATCCTGTAG GTCAGTGTTCTCTGTCTAGCGTAATCAAAACTTACGCAAGAAGTGGTCATCTCGTGGTTCATAGGGAAAGTTTGTTTGTCGCCTATTGTGTATGCGGAGAAACGTTCGCTCCAATCACGTGGACAGGGAATGCTGTAGACAATGGGCGTGGTAGTAATCAAGATGTCACTTTTGGTAGATCGAAATACAGACTGTCGAATGTCTCTAAGCGAGACGAGGgacgtttgtgttgtgttcaggGCGAGCACTCGGTGTGTCTCTACTTACTAGTCGTCGATGCGCCCGTCGTCACCTTGTCAGACCGAACTCACGTGACGTGCAATAATGAAACTTTAGGCAAAGATACGAACGCTGTCTCTATTCAGTGTAATGTATCATCACACGTCGAGCAGGATCTCGCTCAAGGTTTCATGCAAGTTTACATCAATGACGTCGGGACGGTAAGCTACGATCAAACGCCGTCAAACGGCACTCGCAAAGATCTAGCGGGAAATAATGTGTATACTAAAGCGTTTGAGTTTCGAGAAGACATGCGTAATGGTGACAGTTTGGATTGTCGGTGGATTCGCGAAGATGGTAAAATAGTGAAGTCGAACGTTCAGCTGGTGGCAAAAGATCATACGTGTTCTGTGCCAACCGTCTCGTTCACGACAATTGCTGCTTCGACTGTTGGATCAACGAACAGCACGACAGTAGCTATGACTAGCCAAA ATGATGGTCTCATCATTGGCTTGACTGTACCGTTGACTGCCTCTGTAATTGTGCTGCTTCTAATTGCTTGCTATTATCGAAAAGAAATCGGAAATAAATTTAGAAAAAGATGGCCTCAACCGATGAATGATTTACAAAGGACAAACCAAAACGGCGTGTACA AGAACCGTAGAGAAGAAGAGTCGACGACGGTGGATTTAGGATTatcagatgatgatgaaggTCTTGAAGGGTCGAAAAACCAtgcaaatacacaaacatcaagTCACTTGCCACCTTCAGACAGTCCTTCTCTAG TACGTAATTGCCTAAACTCAATTTCTGAGACAGAGACAAGAAGTCGACCTACCAGTGAAATACTCAACAAGACTGAGAATAATGGTAATCCTAGACGAAACTCATCGATTGACGACCTTGCAGACAGAATGGATTTTGAAA AGAGTGTAATAAGTCAGCTAAAGACAATTAGCCAACAATTTGAAGAGCACCAAAGGATGGCCGATGATTTGCTTGAACGTGTTACACCAGCAGCTCCAAAAAAACGCATACAGACGGCCGCTTATTCGATGACCAATCACGACAGTATGTCTAGGGAGATAGACAGAGGACATAGCGAATCTTGCAAGATTATTCGTATGACTGCTGTATAA
- the LOC134186784 gene encoding uncharacterized protein LOC134186784 isoform X1: MVLLTSKEIRIPRVLVIVCSCLLQLSFSSPRATNAVLKMDSSRPPSLQRHRRGQSQLAGTCSLFASNQQEVNGFQVKHVRFGSSESLTCECNLEHVDIAWKLRDSPIPGSLVDISSYNSSTRSLRVSEITVKKFAKDMEGILCCSQSISAPSCVTLLVDQSPPPVVSIDTFLPATNVAASGDARTVTVSCGFLAYGDFYSHGYMVVSINDVGSLSYDPNPIIRNETKSGVAVWRMLFRMNETVREDDVLQCGWIPVAGDTDRFVSQSVVIKFKIQTPQAFPSSNLVYTTIPTSRPLATTSSTFSSFVKSTHGTISTNDRDVTSTEVQSDEQQVAAIIIVAPVVVAGILLVTLLVLLGLWMRRRYKSTRSRVPTACSNEVQCRRRWSFKAKKTEIRRIIDDWPTDLEQINELACRQNMLDLSRSLGDSWWMLGLRLGLSYACLENIVYKHPRSQEDQGFEMLLQWTRRQEATKSKLCQAVEQLHTYETCHAFLTQE; encoded by the exons ATGGTTTTGCTAACGTCGAAGGAGATTAGAATACCAAGAGTTCTAGTAATCGTTTGCAGCTGCTTGCTGCAGCTGTCTTTCAGCAGTCCACGTGCCACCAATGCCGTTCTCAAAATGGACTCTTCACGCCCACCGTCGCTTCAACGACACCGTCGCGGTCAAAGCCAACTTGCAG GTACTTGTTCTTTGTTTGCCTCAAATCAGCAAGAAGTCAACGGCTTTCAAGTCAAGCACGTTAGATTTGGAAGCAGTGAGTCCCTAACATGCGAATGCAACCTAGAACACGTCGACATTGCTTGGAAGCTGCGCGATTCGCCTATTCCCGGATCTCTAGTAGACATCTCATCGTACAACAGCTCAACACGATCTCTCAGAGTATCCGAGATCACCGTGAAAAAATTTGCCAAAGACATGGAAGGAATTCTTTGCTGCAGTCAGAGTATTTCTGCGCCATCGTGCGTGACTCTTTTAGTTGATCAATCTCCGCCGCCTGTTGTCTCAATTGATACGTTTCTTCCAGCAACGAATGTTGCAGCGTCTGGTGATGCTCGCACGGTGACCGTTTCGTGTGGTTTTCTCGCGTATGGGGACTTCTACTCCCACGGTTACATGGTGGTTTCTATAAACGACGTGGGATCGCTGAGTTACGATCCGAACCCGATCATTCGCAATGAGACGAAGTCGGGTGTCGCCGTCTGGCGAATGCTCTTTCGTATGAACGAAACGGTTCGAGAGGACGACGTACTGCAGTGTGGCTGGATTCCGGTGGCGGGTGACACCGACAGATTCGTGTCGCAGTCGGTTGTGATCAAATTCAAAATCCAAACGCCTCAAGCCTTTCCATCGTCCAACCTTGTTTACACAACGATTCCAACTAGTAGGCCTTTGGCAACAACTTCCAGTACGTTTTCGAGCTTTGTTAAATCCACACACGGCACAATTTCAACAAATGACCGTGATGTCACGTCAACAG AAGTCCAATCTGACGAACAACAGGTTGCTGCAATAATAATAGTTGCCCCGGTTGTGGTAGCTGGTATTCTACTAGTAACTTTGTTAGTTCTGCTTGGACTTTGGATGAGGAGGAGATACAAATCGACTCGTTCTCGTGTTCCTACTGCGTGCAGCAACGAAG TGCAATGCAGACGGCGATGGTCATTTAAAGCAAAGAAAACTGAAATTCGTCGAATTATCGATGACT GGCCAACTGACCTCGAGCAAATTAACGAGTTGGCTTGTCGTCAAAATATGTTGGATCTGTCAAGGAGTTTGGGCGACAGCTGGTGGATGCTAGGTCTTCGTCTAGGCCTCAGTTATGCATGCCTCGAAAACATAGTATACAAACACCCTAGAAGTCAGGAGGATCAAGGATTCGAGATGCTGTTACAGTGGACAAGACGTCAAGAAGCGACGAAATCTAAGCTGTGCCAAGCTGTGGAGCAGTTACACACGTATGAGACGTGCCACGCTTTCTTGACACAAGAGTGA
- the LOC134186784 gene encoding uncharacterized protein LOC134186784 isoform X2 has protein sequence MVLLTSKKIRVPSILVIVCSFLLQLIFSSPRAADAVLKKHSSSPPSLQRHRRGQSQLAGTCSLFASNQQEVNGFQVKHVRFGSSESLTCECNLEHVDIAWKLRDSPIPGSLVDISSYNSSTRSLRVSEITVKKFAKDMEGILCCSQSISAPSCVTLLVDQSPPPVVSIDTFLPATNVAASGDARTVTVSCGFLAYGDFYSHGYMVVSINDVGSLSYDPNPIIRNETKSGVAVWRMLFRMNETVREDDVLQCGWIPVAGDTDRFVSQSVVIKFKIQTPQAFPSSNLVYTTIPTSRPLATTSSTFSSFVKSTHGTISTNDRDVTSTEVQSDEQQVAAIIIVAPVVVAGILLVTLLVLLGLWMRRRYKSTRSRVPTACSNEVQCRRRWSFKAKKTEIRRIIDDWPTDLEQINELACRQNMLDLSRSLGDSWWMLGLRLGLSYACLENIVYKHPRSQEDQGFEMLLQWTRRQEATKSKLCQAVEQLHTYETCHAFLTQE, from the exons ATGGTTTTGCTAACGTCGAAGAAGATTAGAGTACCAAGCATTCTAGTGATCGTCTGCagcttcttgctgcagctgatTTTTAGCAGTCCACGTGCCGCCGATGCCGTTCTCAAAAAGCACTCTTCAAGCCCACCGTCGCTTCAACGACACCGTCGCGGTCAAAGCCAACTTGCAG GTACTTGTTCTTTGTTTGCCTCAAATCAGCAAGAAGTCAACGGCTTTCAAGTCAAGCACGTTAGATTTGGAAGCAGTGAGTCCCTAACATGCGAATGCAACCTAGAACACGTCGACATTGCTTGGAAGCTGCGCGATTCGCCTATTCCCGGATCTCTAGTAGACATCTCATCGTACAACAGCTCAACACGATCTCTCAGAGTATCCGAGATCACCGTGAAAAAATTTGCCAAAGACATGGAAGGAATTCTTTGCTGCAGTCAGAGTATTTCTGCGCCATCGTGCGTGACTCTTTTAGTTGATCAATCTCCGCCGCCTGTTGTCTCAATTGATACGTTTCTTCCAGCAACGAATGTTGCAGCGTCTGGTGATGCTCGCACGGTGACCGTTTCGTGTGGTTTTCTCGCGTATGGGGACTTCTACTCCCACGGTTACATGGTGGTTTCTATAAACGACGTGGGATCGCTGAGTTACGATCCGAACCCGATCATTCGCAATGAGACGAAGTCGGGTGTCGCCGTCTGGCGAATGCTCTTTCGTATGAACGAAACGGTTCGAGAGGACGACGTACTGCAGTGTGGCTGGATTCCGGTGGCGGGTGACACCGACAGATTCGTGTCGCAGTCGGTTGTGATCAAATTCAAAATCCAAACGCCTCAAGCCTTTCCATCGTCCAACCTTGTTTACACAACGATTCCAACTAGTAGGCCTTTGGCAACAACTTCCAGTACGTTTTCGAGCTTTGTTAAATCCACACACGGCACAATTTCAACAAATGACCGTGATGTCACGTCAACAG AAGTCCAATCTGACGAACAACAGGTTGCTGCAATAATAATAGTTGCCCCGGTTGTGGTAGCTGGTATTCTACTAGTAACTTTGTTAGTTCTGCTTGGACTTTGGATGAGGAGGAGATACAAATCGACTCGTTCTCGTGTTCCTACTGCGTGCAGCAACGAAG TGCAATGCAGACGGCGATGGTCATTTAAAGCAAAGAAAACTGAAATTCGTCGAATTATCGATGACT GGCCAACTGACCTCGAGCAAATTAACGAGTTGGCTTGTCGTCAAAATATGTTGGATCTGTCAAGGAGTTTGGGCGACAGCTGGTGGATGCTAGGTCTTCGTCTAGGCCTCAGTTATGCATGCCTCGAAAACATAGTATACAAACACCCTAGAAGTCAGGAGGATCAAGGATTCGAGATGCTGTTACAGTGGACAAGACGTCAAGAAGCGACGAAATCTAAGCTGTGCCAAGCTGTGGAGCAGTTACACACGTATGAGACGTGCCACGCTTTCTTGACACAAGAGTGA
- the LOC134187353 gene encoding uncharacterized protein LOC134187353 — MADQERSETMWTFIIELEMPSDKNLQSIELQLPPNWSVNQLYQEVAKIFGLVEESFDLLWNKGKNEDKIVDKSDPELTLQVLLGLNENVRTVKLLARLLSDHEETLEKQPDEECPVDEHKEPLEDDKAVQEVGECEEDLPASTSTAAATAARDPLAGASSSSTVSRTKPKTTVEVSLSHSANETPTARQLTDVARSAAVTKRRTEFVALLDSEMFSVSTIKVIQEEHSEPFQHTRAMLEKWCNEMDRQATRRKIIEALLQMGLTRPARKVFGKELVEFVRKTK; from the exons ATGGCAGACCAGGAAAGAAGCGAAACGATGTGGACTTTTATCATCGAATTGGAAATGCCGAGCGACAAAAATTTGCAGTCAATAGAGTTGCAGCTGCCGCCTAATTGGTCAGTCAACCAGCTGTACCAGGAAGTTGCTAAAATCTTCGGATTGGTGGAAGAGAGCTTTGACTTACTGTGGAATAAAGGGAAAAACGAAGATAAAATAGTAGATAAGTCTGACCCCGAGCTAACGTTGCAAGTGCTTCTCGGACTGAACGAGAACGTTAGGACTGTAAAATTGTTGGCACGATTACTAAGTGACCATGAGGAAACATTGGAGAAGCAGCCAGACGAGGAGTGCCCAGTCGACGAGCACAAGGAACCATTGGAGGACGATAAG GCGGTACAGGAAGTCGGAGAATGTGAAGAAGATTTGCCTGCGTCCACCAGCACGGCAGCTGCAACTGCAGCTCGTGACCCTCTGGCTGGAGCGTCGTCTAGCAGTACAGTATCAAGGACTAAACCCA AAACCACAGTAGAAGTGTCACTATCTCATTCTGCAAATGAAACACCGACTGCAAGACAGTTAACTGACGTTGCTCGCTCAGCAGCCGTGACTAAAAGAAGAACTGAATTTGTTGCTCTCCTAGATTCGGAAATGTTTTCCGTATCGACCATCAAAGTGATACAAGAAGAACACAGTGAACCATTTCAGCATACTCGAGCCATGCTGGAGAAGTGGTGCAacgagatggacagacaggcaactcGCCGTAAAATAATTGAAGCATTGTTACAAATGGGACTAACGAGACCTGCGCGTAAAGTATTTGGAAAAGAGTTAGTAGAGTTTGTTAGGAAAACTAAGTGA
- the LOC134186508 gene encoding uncharacterized protein LOC134186508 gives MKSEFSNFFSPLQHGVSTEVGTDLLLHHIQILLEANSDWIALKTDAKNAFTSIHRSHLPQQVMKSFHILTNHVMQMYSGFCSLVFLQYNVPVILSSKEGIHQGDPLGPVLFSLGIQQTLVDLQSNFQAVRVLAYLDDVFLVGPAKHVLDAFSTLQPEFFKIGLEIQEAKCEIYCSHDKEDTSSEYTIHVSSEGIMILGTPIGKREYVARACSTIAEKMNDLCRQLVDLDNVQASMLLLRYCHTTRLNHLARGTSPETLEQAATIHDKQTKSMFSRLLGNVNISGNMWNQAICCQQDQEDLV, from the coding sequence ATGAAAAGTGaattttcgaatttcttttctcCTCTGCAGCATGGAGTGTCGACAGAGGTAGGAACAGATCTTCTCTTACACCATATCCAGATTCTACTAGAAGCCAACAGTGACTGGATTGCTTTGAAGACTGATGCTAAAAATGCCTTTACTTCAATCCACCGCTCCCATTTGCCGCAACAAGTGATGAAATCTTTTCATATCTTGACAAATCATGTCATGCAAATGTATTCTGGGTTTTGTTCTCTGGTCTTCCTACAGTACAACGTCCCAGTTATTTTGTCATCTAAAGAAGGCATCCATCAGGGAGATCCTCTAGGACCAGTTCTGTTTTCTTTAGGCATACAGCAAACCCTGGTtgatttgcaaagcaatttccaaGCAGTAAGAGTGCTAGCTTATCTTGATGATGTTTTCTTAGTTGGACCAGCAAAACATGTCCTTGATGCCTTTTCCACTCTTCAAcctgaatttttcaaaataggATTGGAAATACAGGAAgcaaaatgtgaaatatactGTTCACACGACAAAGAAGACACCTCTTCTGAATATACCATACATGTTTCAAGTGAAGGCATTATGATACTAGGAACACCAATTGGGAAACGTGAATATGTTGCACGAGCATGTTCCACTATTGCAGAAAAAATGAATGATCTTTGTAGACAGCTTGTCGACTTGGATAATGTGCAAGCATCCATGTTGCTTCTTAGATACTGTCATACCACACGGCTAAATCACTTAGCAAGAGGAACAAGTCCAGAAACACTGGAACAGGCAGCTACTATCcacgacaagcaaacaaagtctATGTTCTCTCGTTTGCTAGGAAATGTTAACATCAGTGGAAATATGTGGAACCAAGCAATATGTTGCCAGCAAGACCAGGAGGATTTGGTATGA